Proteins encoded together in one Oncorhynchus nerka isolate Pitt River linkage group LG19, Oner_Uvic_2.0, whole genome shotgun sequence window:
- the LOC115117164 gene encoding reticulon-4 receptor-like 1 — LSGCGGVGVLLVLCGWLELSSPCPRDCICYTSPSTVSCQAHNFLSVPEEIPAQSERVFLQNNKIQRLLRGHFSPTTAMLWLYSNNISYIQASTFHGFARLEELDLGDNRHLRALASDTFQGLGRLHALHLYHCGLLSLPSGIFEGLSSLQYLYLQDNQLEFLEDDLFVDLLNLSHLFLHGNRLWSLHQNTFRGLGVLDRLLLHQNRLQWVHRLAFHDLHRLTTLYLFNNSLTELSGACLALLPALEYLRLNDNLWECDCKALPLWDWLRRFRGSTSSLGCVSPPELQGRDLKELRKEELPSCSAGEETQGGGVIGGDAELGESLKKEEDHRLHHRNHRHRHNHHQHPHLPHGDQHNGDLSPSPLPLPRPPKGSRRNCTRNRGRKGKGGGQGGLNEVQTLREGEEKDNAPGGGKHDPSAPTRRRNKCVPRTSVGPPSGVKRANSNAASRSAGTFLCVLLAGLLSLTAVILL, encoded by the exons ctttcaggttgtggtggtgtaggtgtcctccTTGTCCTATGTGGGTGGTTGgagctctcctctccctgtcccagagaCTGTATCTGCTACACCTCTCCTAGCACCGTGTCCTGTCAGGCCCATAACTTTCTGTCTGTCCCAGAGGAGATCCCAGCCCAGAGCGAGAGGGTCTTCCTACAG AACAACAAGATCCAGCGTCTCCTGCGAGGCCACTTCAGCCCCACCACGGCCATGCTGTGGCTTTACTCCAACAACATCTCCTATATCCAGGCCTCCACCTTTCACGGCTTTGCCCGCCTGGAGGAGCTGGACCTGGGGGACAACCGTCACCTGAGGGCCCTGGCTTCAGATACCTTCCAGGGGCTAGGCCGGCTACACGCCCTGCACCTCTACCACTGTGGTCTTCTCAGCCTGCCATCTGGGATATTCGAGGGGCTCAGCAGCCTGCAGTACCTCTATCTACAG gACAACCAGTTGGAGTTCCTGGAggatgatctgtttgttgacctgCTGAACCTCagccacctcttcctccatggcAACAGGCTATGGTCTCTCCACCAGAACACCTTCAG GGGTCTGGGGGTGCTGGACCGTCTCTTGCTGCACCAGAACCGTCTGCAGTGGGTCCACCGTCTGGCCTTCCACGACCTGCATCGCCTCACCACCCTCTACCTGTTCAACAACTCTCTGACTGAGCTGTCTGGGGCCTGCCTGGCTCTGTTGCCTGCTCTAGAGTACCTCAGACTCAACGACAACCTTTGGGAGTGTGACTGCAAG GCCCTGCCGCTGTGGGATTGGCTGCGAAGGTTCCGGGGCTCCACGTCGTCTCTGGGTTGCGTCTCTCCTCCAGAGCTTCAGGGCCGGGACCTGAAGGAGCTGAGGAAAGAGGAACTACCCAGCTGTTCAGCAGGAGAAGAAACCCAGGGAGGAGGTGTCATAGGCGGGGACGCCGAGCTGGGGGAGTCCCTGAAGAAAGAGGAGGACCATCGACTCCATCACAGGAACCACAGGCACCGCCATAACCACCACCAGCACCCACACCTCCCACACGGGGATCAGCACAATGGGGACCTGTCCCCCTCGCCCCTACCCCTGCCCAGGCCGCCCAAGGGGAGCCGCAGGAACTGTACCCGCAACAGGGGGCGTAAGGGAAAGGGAGGGGGTCAGGGTGGCTTGAATGAGGTGCAGAcactgagggagggggaggagaaggacaaCGCCCCTGGAGGGGGTAAACACGACCCATCTGCCCCCACTCGCAGGAGGAACAAGTGTGTCCCTAGGACTTCAGTTGGACCGCCCAGCGGGGTCAAGAGAGCCAATAGTAATGCAGCGTCCCGCTCCGCTGGGACTTTTCTCTGTGTCCTATTGGCTGGCCTGCTGTCACTCACTGCTGTGATCCTCCTCTGA